The sequence CGAGCTACAGGAATACGATCTCCGCAACACGCAGTCCATCGAGGAGAGCGTCCGTCACTCTGATGTTGTGTACAACCTCGTTGGTCGCCAATACCCTACCAAGTGAGTTGTGCAAAGCATTGGGCTGAATGTGGTCCCCGATTCGCATGAAAACTGACGGATGGAAACCAGGAACTTCTCCTACGTTGATGTGCACGTGGACGGTGCTGAGCGCATCGCCGAAGCTGTTGCCAAGTACGACGTGGACCGTTTCATCCACGTCTCTTCCTACAATGCGCGCCGCGACTCGCCCTCGGAATTCTTTGCCACCAAGGTGGGTAGAACTGCGCCGGGCCTCCTGTGATCGCGGATGGGATACTGATGTCATCTAGGCCTGGGGTGAGGAGGTTGTTCGCTCAATCTACCCCGAGACCACCATTGTGCGCCCTGCCCCGATGTTCGGATTTGAGGATAACTTGCTGCACAAGCTTGCTGGCAACTCCAACCTGTTCACTGCGAACCACATGCAGGAGCGCTTCTGGCCCGTCCACGTAAGTTGAAACGGTGGAATGCCCCGACTTGGATACGTACACGGGAAGCGGACCCCCATCTAACATGTCTGGTTTTCTCTCCCGTAGGCCATTGACGTGGGTGCTGCCCTCGAGAAGATGCTGCACGACGACAGTACCGTTGGTCAGACGTACGAGCTCTACGGACCCAAGAACTACTCGACTGCCGAGATCGCCGAGCTTGTGGACCGTGAGATTATCAAGAAGCGCACCCACATCAACGTGCCCAAGGCTCTCCTCAAGCCGTTTGCCTACTACCTTAACAAGTACCTGTGGTGGCACACCATGTCCGCGGACGAGGTTGAGCGCGAGTTCCACGACCAGGAGATCGACCCCGAGGCGAAGACCTTTAAGGATCTCGGCATGAACGAGACTGCCGACCTGGCCGACTTGACCTTCCACTACCTGCAGGGATACCGTAGCTCATCCTACTACGATCTTCCTCCGGCGACTGAGCGCGAGCGTcgggaggagaagaagtacCTCCACGTGCTGGACGACCAGTAAATGGAGAGCCTCCCTTGAAATGTGTACATAAAGTtattggttttttttttctttctctctctttctctgttcCTTAGACGCGAATCTTGGTCTCTCGTGTAGTCTAGGATCTGACCATCAAAACGAGGAAATTTCATTTGTTTACCGAGTACTTGAACTTTTGATCGATGGCCCAGACTCGTGCTGCCGTCGAAGTGTaccaagaccaagacttCCGGGGACCGCGGGCCAAGCTCCGCCCCGCAATCGCAATCGGCGTCGGCATCGGCATCGCAATCGAAAGTCGGCCAACGCTCTCTCCCCTCGTCACCTCCCCTTTGCGATTCTTCCCCGATTCTTAGgctctctctatctctcttcctctcaatTGCGCCCTCAATCAGTCCACTCTCTCatccaaggggaaaaaaaagaaaaagaaagcatgTCCCGTTCTACTCCgatcctccttctcaaaaCCAAATCCTCTCCCCACGATGGCTATCAAGATCACTTTGCAACCAACGGGTTTGATCCTTGCTTTGTACCGGTACTCGAACATCGCTTTCTCGCAGAGAATTTAGCAATTGTACGCCAGCTTTTTGCATCTGGGGCTTTTAACGTTGCGGAtacctcgtcctcgtcatcgacAATATCACCCTCGACTGCGCCAAGCAATCTCTTTGCCAAAAGATATGGAGGAATGATCTTTACGAGTCAACGTGCCGTGGAGGCTTTTGCGCAGATGATTGAGGATCATGGCCGtatgtctttttctccctctccctccctccctctgtCCttaccaaaaaaaaagaaagataaagcATTGAAACGCCTCTAACCAGTTTACCAGTCCCACCCTTCACCACTCCATCCCTCCCACTATACACCGTCGGACCAGCCACAGCCCGGGCTCTCACCACCCTCCGCGACAAGCATCTCCCTGGCGCGACCATCCACGGCGAAGATGCCGGTAACGGACAGAATCTGGCCCATTTCATTCTGAACCATTACAATGCCATCTATCCCGCCGCAGACCCAGACACCCATCACACCACTAACAATATCAACAATCATACTCAGAGTGAGAATGATACGAACAACGCGACCAACTCACCTCTCCATCCCCATCCCAAaccctccctcctcttcctcgtcggtgaACAACGCCGCGATATCATTCCCAAAACCCTCATGGACGCAGACCGTCCCGTACCCGAACGCATCGACGTCGAAGAACTCGTCGTTTATGAAACGGGGGAAATGCAATCCTTCGAGACGGATTTTACCGAGGCGGTTCGTCGGTGCCGCGATGGGAAGATGATCTCGTCTTATTCGTCTTCTGCGAATGACAATTCCCCTTTGACCGTCGACTCCCGCCCACCATTCTGGGTCGTCGTCTTTTCACCAACAGGCTGCGAGGCCATGTTGAGAGTTTTAAAAATGGGACCTTTTGCAGAAGAGCATGAGGATGGGGGGGATGGGAACGCGACGGGTCCATCGGACGTGTTGGTGGCGACGATTGGGCCGACGACGAGGGACTTTTTAAAGGAGCGGTTTGGGTTCGAGGCGCATGTTTGTGCGGAGAGGCCGAGTCCGGAgggagtggaggaggggatTCGGAGCTTTTTTGGCGGAGAGGGGGTGAGTGGGTGGATGAGGTGTTGaggttgggattgggatttgatctctttgggagaagatgaagttATTGT comes from Penicillium oxalicum strain HP7-1 chromosome I, whole genome shotgun sequence and encodes:
- a CDS encoding NADH-ubiquinone oxidoreductase 40 kDa subunit encodes the protein MQKCRSINPALGSRAFAPAPRVQVQFQRRNLQDVAITRTGRPVLKVQGGRSSLGGHTATVFGATGFLGRYIVNRLATQGCNVVVPYREEMTKRHLKVTGDLGRVTFMEYDLRNTQSIEESVRHSDVVYNLVGRQYPTKNFSYVDVHVDGAERIAEAVAKYDVDRFIHVSSYNARRDSPSEFFATKAWGEEVVRSIYPETTIVRPAPMFGFEDNLLHKLAGNSNLFTANHMQERFWPVHAIDVGAALEKMLHDDSTVGQTYELYGPKNYSTAEIAELVDREIIKKRTHINVPKALLKPFAYYLNKYLWWHTMSADEVEREFHDQEIDPEAKTFKDLGMNETADLADLTFHYLQGYRSSSYYDLPPATERERREEKKYLHVLDDQ